In Pleurocapsa sp. PCC 7319, the following are encoded in one genomic region:
- a CDS encoding zinc-binding alcohol dehydrogenase family protein, whose protein sequence is MKAIAVYQHLATDHPNCFAEIELDKPQAQGRDLLVRVKAVGVNPVDYKVRASIKEKLPTPKILGWDAAGIVEEVGEKTSLFQVGDEVYYAGSITRPGSNSEYQLVDERIVGNKPSNLSFEEATALPLTTITAWEALFERLEVEPSKTANNQKSTLLIINGAGGVGSIAIQLAKQVAGLQVIATASRGDTVRWCRQLGADNCINHHEKLLNGLEKMDLSGVDYILCLNSTDQHWQNMAEVIKPQGKICSIVGNQSPLDLNLLKSKSVTFAWEFMFTKSQYHTDDIQSQGELLNRVSQLVEQGIIKTTFKENLGVLNAANLAIAHKKLESGKTIGKLVLTGIESKSFIN, encoded by the coding sequence GGCACAAGGACGGGATTTACTTGTAAGAGTCAAGGCTGTGGGTGTCAATCCTGTTGATTATAAAGTCAGAGCTTCGATCAAAGAAAAACTACCCACCCCAAAAATTTTGGGTTGGGATGCTGCGGGAATTGTAGAAGAGGTAGGAGAGAAGACTTCATTATTTCAAGTTGGTGATGAAGTTTATTATGCAGGTAGTATTACTCGTCCTGGTTCTAATAGCGAATATCAATTAGTTGACGAGAGAATTGTCGGTAACAAACCGAGTAATCTATCTTTTGAAGAGGCTACGGCTCTACCTTTAACTACTATTACCGCCTGGGAAGCTCTATTTGAAAGACTGGAAGTTGAACCTTCTAAGACAGCAAATAACCAAAAAAGCACTCTGCTGATTATTAATGGGGCGGGAGGTGTTGGTTCAATTGCGATCCAGTTAGCCAAACAAGTAGCGGGTTTACAGGTAATTGCTACTGCTTCCAGGGGTGACACAGTAAGATGGTGTCGACAATTAGGTGCAGATAACTGTATTAATCACCACGAAAAGCTGCTCAATGGTTTAGAAAAGATGGACTTGTCTGGTGTCGATTATATTCTTTGCCTAAACAGTACCGATCAGCACTGGCAAAATATGGCAGAGGTAATTAAACCTCAGGGAAAAATATGCTCTATTGTTGGCAATCAATCACCTTTAGATTTAAATCTACTTAAAAGTAAAAGTGTTACTTTTGCCTGGGAATTTATGTTCACCAAATCTCAGTACCACACTGATGATATTCAATCTCAAGGAGAACTATTAAATCGAGTTTCCCAATTAGTTGAACAAGGAATTATTAAAACCACTTTTAAGGAAAATCTAGGGGTTTTAAATGCTGCTAATTTAGCGATCGCTCATAAAAAACTAGAATCTGGTAAAACCATCGGTAAATTAGTTTTAACAGGGATTGAAAGTAAGAGCTTTATAAATTAG
- a CDS encoding DUF6883 domain-containing protein produces the protein MRVPVDAIISQPKLTQYLLVFKPRNDKSQFLAQAGFNLDNWQALEAAIRELNLSAEAFPERTNEYGTFYNVNGKLKGVNGFNLSVVTVWLLRQQDNRFQFVTLKPGDR, from the coding sequence ATGAGAGTTCCTGTTGATGCGATCATTTCACAACCGAAGTTAACTCAATATTTACTTGTCTTCAAACCTCGAAATGATAAGTCTCAGTTTTTAGCTCAAGCTGGGTTTAATCTTGATAACTGGCAAGCTTTAGAAGCTGCAATTCGTGAACTAAATCTTTCTGCCGAGGCTTTCCCCGAGCGAACCAATGAGTACGGAACTTTTTATAATGTTAATGGAAAACTAAAAGGAGTTAATGGTTTTAATTTATCTGTGGTTACTGTTTGGTTACTACGCCAACAAGATAATCGATTCCAATTTGTAACTTTAAAACCAGGAGATAGATAA
- a CDS encoding DUF4926 domain-containing protein, whose translation MTLKLFSEVTLTQNIDEYNLKLGDIATLIDFIPHPQGKEDGCILEVFNAVGESIAVVTVPKSTIQPLQANQILTTRPLSTTT comes from the coding sequence ATGACTTTAAAACTTTTCTCAGAAGTTACTCTGACTCAAAATATTGATGAGTATAATCTCAAGCTTGGGGATATTGCTACTTTAATTGATTTTATCCCTCATCCTCAAGGTAAAGAAGATGGTTGTATCCTTGAAGTTTTCAATGCGGTTGGTGAATCTATTGCTGTGGTTACTGTCCCTAAATCCACAATTCAACCCCTACAAGCTAATCAAATATTAACTACCCGTCCTTTGTCAACAACCACTTAG
- a CDS encoding DUF5818 domain-containing protein: MKVTGKIEKKGFGFGVWALVTADGTTYELKDPAAELKQEGIKVEIEGKIREDVMTMAMIGAVLEVESYKLKT; the protein is encoded by the coding sequence ATGAAAGTAACTGGCAAGATTGAAAAAAAAGGATTCGGCTTTGGAGTTTGGGCATTAGTCACAGCAGATGGAACTACCTATGAGCTAAAAGATCCCGCAGCAGAATTAAAACAAGAAGGAATCAAAGTCGAGATTGAAGGAAAAATCCGCGAGGATGTGATGACGATGGCAATGATCGGTGCTGTTTTGGAAGTTGAATCTTATAAGTTGAAAACTTAA
- a CDS encoding S8 family peptidase — protein sequence MKKLVLLCLFILGIGFALFNFKGLAQQGEFDSIILDFKQEVPIAKISEEIQGLSQKYNQQVNLNSIFSINDRIYIVEGDRETLQELKRSPLKQDTEYIEANYLYHALEVPNDPEYSKQWNFRNINVEQAWDETKGDGITVAVIDTGVSKVPDLKLTNFVKGYDFVNDKDDASDDNGHGTHVAGTIAQSTNNGYGVAGIAYKANIMPLKVLSGSGGGTIADIAEAIKFAADNDADVINMSLGGGGASHMIEEAIKYAHSKGVVIIAAAGNEGRNSSSYPARYPDVMSVSATDAAGDKASYSNFGAGVDISAPGGSETGKIIQNTVDPSSGESVFVGFQGTSMAAPHVAGVAALVRATGVEDPTEVVNILKQSSRRVQEDHLNHFGSGHLDAGAAVKLALKGKITFNDFFRWLRKSGYLNLGFWLDGGAVALLPKLGMVIGSYLLAWFLRNYLPFTLGLNGGLIFGSSGLFVLQGLYIFDLPQWPMRLFGSSIPELGNVVMGHSSLNPIFASVLIPFILTALLLAHPTLKWFAIGSSIGVAACLGVSAIFDPQLWLLGDGAIASTYLMVNTVLCFGLAYLASQRERQRA from the coding sequence ATGAAAAAACTAGTGCTGCTGTGCTTATTCATTTTGGGAATTGGATTTGCCCTATTCAATTTCAAAGGACTGGCACAACAAGGGGAATTCGACTCCATTATTTTAGATTTTAAACAGGAAGTGCCGATCGCCAAGATTAGTGAAGAGATTCAAGGGCTATCTCAGAAATATAATCAGCAAGTTAATTTAAACAGTATTTTTTCTATTAACGATCGTATTTATATCGTCGAAGGGGATCGAGAAACACTCCAAGAGTTAAAGCGATCGCCCTTAAAGCAAGATACAGAATATATTGAAGCTAACTATCTATATCATGCTTTAGAAGTTCCCAACGATCCTGAATATAGCAAACAGTGGAACTTTCGTAATATTAATGTTGAACAAGCTTGGGACGAAACCAAAGGAGACGGAATTACTGTAGCGGTAATTGATACCGGGGTAAGTAAAGTACCCGATTTGAAATTAACCAATTTTGTCAAGGGCTATGATTTTGTTAACGACAAAGATGATGCCAGTGACGACAATGGACATGGTACCCACGTAGCAGGAACAATTGCTCAGTCTACCAACAACGGTTATGGTGTCGCTGGAATTGCTTACAAGGCAAATATTATGCCCCTCAAAGTTCTCAGTGGTAGTGGCGGTGGGACGATTGCCGATATTGCCGAAGCGATCAAATTTGCGGCTGATAACGATGCCGATGTCATTAACATGAGTTTAGGTGGTGGTGGTGCTAGCCATATGATCGAAGAAGCGATTAAATATGCTCACAGCAAAGGAGTAGTAATTATTGCTGCGGCTGGTAACGAAGGACGTAATTCCTCTTCTTATCCCGCTCGCTATCCCGATGTAATGAGTGTTTCGGCAACTGATGCTGCGGGAGACAAAGCATCCTATTCTAATTTCGGTGCAGGGGTTGATATTTCTGCCCCTGGCGGTAGTGAAACCGGCAAGATTATTCAAAATACTGTCGATCCTAGTAGTGGCGAGTCAGTGTTTGTGGGTTTTCAAGGAACTAGTATGGCTGCACCTCATGTGGCTGGCGTAGCTGCTCTGGTTAGAGCTACTGGTGTTGAAGATCCCACTGAAGTCGTAAATATCCTGAAACAATCTTCTCGCAGAGTCCAAGAAGATCATCTTAACCACTTCGGTTCAGGACATTTAGATGCTGGAGCAGCAGTCAAATTAGCTCTCAAAGGAAAAATCACCTTTAACGATTTTTTCCGTTGGTTACGTAAGAGTGGTTATTTGAACCTTGGTTTCTGGCTTGATGGTGGTGCCGTAGCTCTGTTACCCAAGCTTGGCATGGTTATTGGCTCCTATTTATTAGCGTGGTTCTTACGAAACTATTTACCTTTTACCCTTGGTTTGAATGGCGGTCTAATTTTCGGTAGTTCTGGTTTGTTTGTACTTCAGGGACTATATATCTTCGATTTACCCCAATGGCCAATGCGTCTGTTTGGTAGTTCCATTCCCGAATTAGGTAACGTTGTCATGGGTCATTCTAGCCTCAACCCCATATTTGCTAGTGTACTCATTCCCTTTATCTTGACTGCCCTGCTGTTAGCACATCCTACTCTCAAATGGTTTGCCATTGGTTCTAGTATTGGTGTGGCTGCTTGCTTAGGAGTTAGTGCAATTTTTGACCCTCAATTGTGGCTTTTGGGCGATGGCGCGATCGCCAGTACTTATTTGATGGTCAATACTGTACTTTGTTTCGGCTTAGCATATTTGGCTAGCCAGAGAGAAAGGCAAAGAGCTTAA
- a CDS encoding GTP-binding protein, with product MLSREEAENQAELEQTLFSFEEITAELNYRKAQNSLRDLISNIDLTAQEQVGLESEIERLTQMLDKLEQSIVQIAAFGMVGRGKSSVLNALVGQDIFPTGALHGVTRTIDTTNWKLNLEQIAQTPENIQRLTISGEQGSEIQLIDTPGIDEVNGKAREALACDLARRVDLILFIVSGDITQVEYRALSKLREAGKPMLLVFNKIDQYPEADRVAIYQKIKEERVKELISPEEIIMVAASPIEIRGIKDATGRLKVQRLKVAPQVEFLKLKILELLHSEGKSLIALNSMLFADEVNQQLVQRKLAIRDQAANELINQGMMLKAMAIALNPVTAIDLFSGAIFDVGMIISLSRLYGITMTQSGAIQLLKNIALSMGGISASELLATLGLSSLKGILGLTIPATGGLSLAPYLSVAIAQGGVAGVSSYAIGQVTKTYLANGASWGEQSPKVVVQKILDSLDERSILNRIKSELKAKLTKGYGNFSRLTTE from the coding sequence GTGTTGTCAAGAGAAGAAGCTGAAAATCAAGCAGAATTAGAACAAACACTTTTTAGCTTTGAAGAAATTACTGCCGAACTAAATTATCGCAAAGCGCAAAACTCTTTACGAGATTTGATTAGCAATATCGATCTTACTGCCCAAGAACAAGTTGGATTGGAGTCAGAAATAGAGCGCTTAACTCAAATGCTGGATAAACTGGAGCAGTCGATAGTGCAAATTGCTGCTTTTGGCATGGTAGGTAGAGGAAAATCATCGGTACTTAACGCCCTGGTTGGACAAGATATTTTTCCTACTGGTGCACTTCACGGTGTTACCCGCACCATCGACACTACTAACTGGAAGCTAAACCTTGAACAAATTGCTCAGACTCCAGAAAACATCCAACGCCTTACCATTAGTGGAGAACAAGGAAGTGAAATTCAATTAATTGACACCCCAGGTATTGATGAAGTGAATGGCAAAGCCAGAGAAGCTTTAGCCTGTGATTTAGCCAGAAGAGTCGATCTAATTTTGTTTATAGTTTCGGGGGATATTACCCAAGTTGAATACAGGGCTTTGTCTAAATTGCGAGAAGCAGGCAAGCCAATGTTGTTAGTATTTAACAAAATTGACCAGTACCCCGAAGCGGATAGGGTAGCCATATATCAAAAAATTAAAGAGGAAAGGGTAAAGGAGTTGATTTCCCCCGAGGAAATCATTATGGTTGCTGCTTCTCCCATTGAAATCAGGGGGATCAAAGATGCAACTGGCAGATTAAAGGTGCAACGGCTAAAGGTCGCACCCCAGGTAGAATTCCTGAAACTCAAGATTTTAGAATTATTACACTCCGAGGGTAAATCTCTCATCGCCCTGAACAGTATGTTATTTGCTGACGAAGTGAATCAACAGCTTGTGCAGCGTAAATTGGCAATTCGCGATCAGGCTGCCAATGAATTAATCAATCAAGGAATGATGTTGAAAGCAATGGCGATCGCGCTAAATCCGGTGACGGCGATCGATCTATTTTCTGGGGCGATTTTTGACGTGGGCATGATTATCTCCCTATCTCGTCTTTATGGCATTACCATGACTCAATCAGGGGCAATACAGCTACTGAAAAATATCGCTCTAAGTATGGGGGGGATTAGTGCTAGCGAACTTTTAGCAACCTTAGGTCTTAGCTCTCTCAAGGGTATTTTAGGGTTGACTATTCCCGCAACAGGCGGTTTATCCCTAGCTCCCTATTTATCAGTAGCGATCGCTCAAGGTGGAGTTGCAGGGGTGTCTTCTTACGCTATCGGACAAGTGACTAAAACTTATCTGGCAAACGGCGCATCTTGGGGAGAACAGAGTCCGAAAGTGGTAGTACAAAAAATTCTGGATTCTCTAGATGAACGTTCGATTCTAAATCGAATTAAATCTGAGTTAAAAGCTAAGTTAACTAAAGGTTACGGTAATTTCTCTCGTTTAACTACAGAGTAA
- a CDS encoding response regulator transcription factor, producing MTMPTVKTNSSTIRILVVDDQSLIRQTIQMYLEQESDLEVIGYAENGTAAIKQIEELNPDVVMMDLEMPDMDGLTTIQVIRDRFSQVKILVLSSYDDRENINQAIKAGAKGYLTKATPAGELANAIRSVNQGYFQLGPGLMEKLVISMSNATEVSSKSLEDKLIIDLKKLKQDTNKQIVQLVKNELSKAEERFDHQLELKLHSLKRRYNELLTFARKIEFKLYLMLFCQIIVLFVGLAFWIVSS from the coding sequence ATGACTATGCCTACTGTCAAAACTAATTCCAGCACTATTCGCATTCTCGTAGTTGACGATCAAAGTCTAATTCGACAAACCATTCAAATGTACTTGGAACAAGAATCGGATCTAGAAGTTATCGGCTATGCAGAAAACGGCACAGCAGCCATAAAACAGATCGAAGAACTGAATCCTGATGTAGTCATGATGGATTTAGAAATGCCTGACATGGACGGATTGACTACTATTCAAGTTATCCGCGATCGCTTTAGCCAAGTAAAAATTTTGGTTTTGAGTAGCTACGACGATCGAGAAAACATTAATCAGGCGATCAAAGCAGGAGCAAAGGGATATTTAACCAAAGCCACCCCTGCGGGAGAGCTAGCCAACGCTATTCGCAGTGTGAATCAAGGCTATTTTCAACTTGGCCCTGGATTGATGGAAAAATTAGTTATTTCCATGAGTAATGCTACCGAAGTTAGTTCTAAATCTCTAGAAGACAAGCTGATTATTGACCTCAAAAAGTTGAAACAAGATACCAACAAACAAATCGTTCAATTAGTTAAAAATGAATTATCAAAGGCTGAAGAGCGGTTTGACCATCAGCTAGAACTAAAACTACACAGTTTAAAAAGGAGGTACAATGAGCTTCTTACTTTTGCCAGAAAAATTGAGTTTAAGCTCTATTTAATGCTCTTTTGCCAAATAATCGTTTTATTTGTCGGTTTAGCCTTTTGGATTGTTAGTTCTTAA
- a CDS encoding DUF3146 family protein — translation MNRRYLPETLAYVRITQQSLPMGKIEGEVKAAQYEWQFRWRFRQRRLSVEPSLGRALIQEPLERFLERSDYQLEPGSDYTFKVRTKM, via the coding sequence GTGAATCGACGTTATTTACCAGAAACTCTCGCCTACGTCCGTATCACTCAACAATCTTTGCCTATGGGCAAAATTGAAGGAGAAGTTAAAGCGGCTCAATATGAATGGCAATTTCGGTGGCGTTTTCGTCAACGAAGACTATCTGTTGAGCCTTCTTTGGGTAGAGCTTTAATTCAAGAACCTCTAGAAAGATTCTTAGAACGTTCTGATTATCAGTTAGAACCAGGAAGCGACTATACATTCAAAGTTAGAACTAAAATGTAA
- a CDS encoding pre-16S rRNA-processing nuclease YqgF, translating to MEDSIFSESTILGLDPGRDKCGVAVIDSDNQVVYQQVIDSTEAIAVMKQLWQQFNVHLIVMGDGTTSDSWRKQIEADVSTELAIVTVDETNSTLEARDRYWQMYPPRGWQYFIPKGLRVPPRPVDDIVAILLIERYKNTQRNSTSAI from the coding sequence GTGGAAGATTCAATATTTTCTGAGTCTACAATACTCGGTTTAGATCCAGGTAGAGATAAATGTGGTGTTGCGGTTATTGATAGTGATAACCAAGTAGTTTATCAGCAGGTGATCGATTCAACTGAGGCGATCGCTGTTATGAAACAATTATGGCAGCAATTTAATGTCCATCTGATCGTGATGGGAGATGGTACTACTTCTGATAGTTGGCGTAAACAAATTGAGGCTGATGTATCTACAGAGTTGGCGATAGTAACGGTGGATGAAACAAATAGTACCTTAGAAGCTCGCGATCGCTATTGGCAAATGTATCCACCCCGGGGTTGGCAATACTTTATTCCTAAGGGGTTACGTGTCCCGCCTCGTCCAGTTGATGATATTGTGGCTATTTTATTGATAGAAAGATATAAGAATACTCAAAGAAATTCGACCAGTGCAATTTGA
- a CDS encoding DUF3084 domain-containing protein translates to MTSAYILIAAIFLLGGIVAVLGDRLGTKIGKARLRLFNLRPRQTAMIITVITGMLISSLTLGILFGTSGSLRRGIFQLDDILKEKRQLEGELAQVRQEKQQVEQQIIEARDEQIKTVENLKATNLDFEQSKQQLKEISGQAKTLKQELDSLLSERSKRRQQLNQLQQQSQELQSQLQQREQKISEQDRILAERETRLRDLEQQQQVLQSQVQKRDQAIIKLDEEISAAENSLKLRTQRLEQLESQLKFLSRNVATLEQSYQELREKKIAIVRGQVLSSAVVRIVDPNAAKSAIDSLLRQANNNALRATQFSGATSQQRIVNITRSQVEQLESQIKDGQDYVLRILSAGNYVQGEEEVRVFADLALNKQVFQTGEEIATVSIDSRNITRNEVQERLNWLLAVSKFRAQRAGILGDIEIGDNQVETIVNFINQITQAEEPVNEIKAVVVENTYTSGPLKLNFVVMRNGKVVFST, encoded by the coding sequence ATGACCAGCGCTTATATCCTGATTGCAGCAATTTTTCTTTTAGGTGGTATTGTTGCAGTATTAGGTGATCGCTTGGGCACTAAGATCGGCAAAGCGAGACTGAGACTATTTAATCTTCGTCCTCGCCAAACAGCGATGATCATTACTGTAATTACAGGAATGTTGATTTCATCTCTTACTTTGGGAATTTTATTTGGTACAAGCGGCTCATTACGACGAGGAATCTTTCAGCTAGACGATATTCTCAAGGAAAAACGTCAACTTGAGGGAGAATTAGCTCAGGTTAGACAAGAAAAACAACAAGTAGAACAACAGATAATTGAAGCTAGAGATGAGCAAATCAAAACTGTCGAAAATCTGAAGGCGACTAATCTTGATTTTGAGCAGTCAAAACAACAATTAAAAGAAATTTCTGGTCAAGCAAAAACATTGAAACAAGAGCTAGATAGTCTCTTGTCAGAGCGATCTAAGAGACGACAACAACTCAATCAATTACAGCAGCAAAGCCAAGAATTACAAAGTCAATTACAGCAGCGCGAACAAAAAATTTCGGAGCAGGATAGAATTCTGGCAGAGAGAGAAACTCGTCTCCGTGATTTAGAACAACAACAGCAAGTCTTGCAATCTCAAGTTCAAAAAAGAGATCAGGCAATTATTAAATTAGATGAGGAAATTTCCGCTGCCGAAAACAGCTTGAAATTAAGAACTCAAAGACTAGAGCAACTAGAATCCCAATTGAAGTTCTTATCGCGGAATGTGGCAACCTTAGAACAGTCTTATCAGGAACTAAGAGAGAAAAAAATTGCCATTGTCAGAGGTCAGGTATTATCTTCGGCAGTAGTGAGAATTGTCGATCCTAATGCCGCTAAATCAGCGATTGATAGCTTACTCAGACAAGCTAATAATAATGCTTTGAGAGCAACTCAATTTAGTGGAGCCACATCTCAACAGAGAATTGTCAATATTACCAGATCTCAAGTAGAACAGTTAGAATCGCAGATCAAAGATGGTCAAGATTATGTTCTCAGGATTCTCTCGGCAGGTAATTATGTCCAAGGAGAAGAAGAAGTTAGAGTCTTTGCCGATCTAGCTCTTAACAAGCAGGTTTTTCAAACAGGAGAAGAAATAGCTACCGTATCTATTGATTCTCGAAATATAACTCGTAATGAAGTACAAGAAAGATTAAATTGGTTGTTAGCAGTTTCTAAATTTCGTGCTCAACGGGCAGGAATTTTAGGTGATATTGAAATAGGAGATAATCAAGTAGAAACCATAGTTAATTTTATCAATCAAATTACTCAAGCAGAAGAGCCAGTAAACGAAATCAAGGCTGTTGTAGTAGAAAATACTTATACCTCAGGTCCTTTGAAACTGAATTTTGTCGTCATGCGTAATGGTAAAGTTGTCTTTAGCACTTAG
- the ntcA gene encoding global nitrogen regulator NtcA, with amino-acid sequence MELPLRQNQSLASVFRKLGRGSFPPIVESFERGKTIFFPGDPAERVYFLLKGAVKLSRVYEAGEEITVALLRENTVFGVLSLITGQKSDRFYHAVAFTPVELLSAPIEQVEKALQENPELSMLMLRGLSSRILQTEMMIETLAHRDMGSRLVSFLLILCRDFGIPTDEGIRIDLKLSHQAIAEAIGSTRVTVTRLLGDLRDKEMIAIHKKKITVHNPVALSQQFA; translated from the coding sequence ATGGAACTACCTTTGAGACAAAATCAGTCCCTTGCATCGGTATTTCGTAAACTCGGTCGTGGTTCTTTTCCTCCAATTGTCGAAAGTTTTGAACGTGGTAAAACGATTTTTTTTCCAGGAGATCCTGCCGAAAGAGTTTATTTTTTACTAAAAGGAGCAGTTAAACTATCTCGTGTTTATGAAGCGGGAGAAGAGATTACAGTGGCTCTCCTGCGGGAAAACACCGTGTTTGGCGTACTGTCTTTGATCACTGGGCAAAAGAGCGATCGCTTTTATCATGCAGTAGCTTTTACCCCGGTTGAACTTTTATCAGCACCAATCGAACAGGTTGAAAAAGCTCTCCAAGAAAATCCCGAATTGTCTATGCTGATGTTACGAGGATTATCATCTCGTATTTTACAAACAGAAATGATGATTGAAACTTTAGCTCACCGGGATATGGGATCGCGCTTAGTTAGTTTCCTATTGATTCTATGTCGTGATTTTGGGATCCCCACAGATGAAGGAATTAGAATTGATTTAAAATTATCTCATCAGGCGATCGCCGAGGCTATAGGCTCGACTAGAGTAACTGTAACTAGGCTTTTAGGAGATTTACGAGATAAGGAAATGATCGCAATTCATAAGAAAAAGATTACCGTGCATAATCCTGTAGCATTAAGTCAACAATTTGCCTAA
- the fabI gene encoding enoyl-ACP reductase FabI, with the protein MLDLTGKNAFVTGIANNRSIAWGIAQQLHKAGANIGVNYLPDERGRMEKKVRELVEPLNPSIIVPCDVQNDELLDSMFETIADKWNKLDILVHCLAFADRADLTGDFSATSRDGFAKALDISSFSLNCLAKRAKPLMTDGGSIVTLSYLGGVKVIPNYNVMGVAKSALEMSVRYLAAELGPQNIRVNAISAGPIRTLASSAVGGILDMIRHVEETAPLRRTVTQTEVGNTAAFLGSDLASGITGQVIYVDSGYEIMGM; encoded by the coding sequence GTGCTAGATTTAACCGGAAAAAATGCTTTCGTTACAGGAATAGCCAATAATCGTTCTATTGCCTGGGGGATTGCCCAGCAGCTACATAAGGCTGGTGCCAACATTGGGGTTAATTATCTCCCCGACGAACGAGGACGCATGGAAAAAAAAGTCCGAGAATTGGTTGAACCACTTAATCCTAGTATTATCGTTCCCTGTGATGTCCAAAACGATGAACTACTAGATTCTATGTTTGAAACTATTGCTGACAAATGGAATAAGTTAGACATTCTAGTTCATTGTTTGGCTTTTGCCGACAGAGCAGATTTAACGGGAGATTTTTCGGCTACTTCTAGAGATGGTTTTGCCAAAGCTTTGGATATTAGTAGTTTTTCTCTCAATTGTCTTGCTAAGAGAGCTAAACCTTTAATGACTGACGGGGGGAGCATTGTTACTCTTTCCTATCTAGGAGGAGTTAAAGTTATTCCTAACTACAACGTTATGGGAGTAGCTAAATCGGCTTTAGAAATGAGTGTGCGCTATTTAGCCGCCGAACTTGGTCCACAAAATATTCGAGTTAATGCTATTTCCGCAGGACCAATTCGTACTCTGGCTTCTTCAGCAGTAGGAGGTATTCTTGATATGATTCGCCACGTAGAAGAAACTGCCCCTTTGCGACGTACTGTAACTCAAACTGAAGTCGGTAACACCGCAGCCTTTTTGGGAAGTGATCTTGCTAGTGGCATTACGGGTCAGGTAATTTATGTTGATTCTGGATATGAGATTATGGGGATGTAG
- the hisB gene encoding imidazoleglycerol-phosphate dehydratase HisB — MQISDREAQAKGNYQATSVNNISLSLSRTASVSRTTGETDVQVELNLDGTGKCHADTGIPFLDHMLNQISSHGLIDLNVKATGDIEIDDHHTNEDVGITLGMALAKALGDRKGIVRFGHFVAPLDESLVQVALDFSGRPHLSYGLEIPTQRVGNYDTQLVREFFVAVVNHSQMTLHIRQLDGINSHHIIEATFKAFARAMRMAIEIDPRRASQIPSSKGVL; from the coding sequence ATGCAAATTAGCGATCGCGAAGCGCAGGCGAAAGGTAATTACCAAGCGACCTCAGTAAATAATATCTCTCTAAGTCTATCTAGGACTGCATCTGTTAGCCGAACTACAGGAGAAACAGATGTACAAGTTGAGCTCAATCTAGATGGGACTGGTAAATGTCATGCTGATACTGGTATTCCCTTTCTCGATCATATGCTCAACCAAATTTCTTCCCATGGCTTGATCGATTTGAATGTCAAAGCTACAGGAGACATCGAGATTGATGACCACCATACCAATGAAGATGTGGGAATTACTTTAGGGATGGCATTGGCGAAAGCTTTGGGCGATCGCAAAGGCATTGTGCGCTTTGGTCATTTTGTTGCTCCTTTGGATGAATCTTTAGTGCAGGTAGCACTCGATTTTTCAGGTAGACCTCATCTGAGCTATGGATTAGAGATTCCCACCCAAAGGGTTGGTAATTATGACACTCAATTAGTTAGGGAATTTTTTGTGGCGGTGGTCAATCATTCCCAAATGACACTTCATATTCGTCAATTAGATGGCATTAATTCGCACCACATTATTGAGGCAACTTTTAAAGCTTTTGCTCGGGCAATGCGGATGGCAATAGAAATCGATCCCCGTCGTGCTAGTCAAATTCCTAGTTCTAAAGGAGTTTTGTAA